From a single Eretmochelys imbricata isolate rEreImb1 chromosome 13, rEreImb1.hap1, whole genome shotgun sequence genomic region:
- the LOC144273682 gene encoding granzyme H-like yields the protein MVTMLILILLPAAFLLPPGAGAGEIIGGWEAKPHSRPYMAYLSIRRGDKNLFCGGFLVSKNFVLTAAHCKGDKITVILGAHDITKWEGSRQVIPVRRQYPHKDYNKKSFNNNIMLLQLAKRAKLNRSVRTISLPRASQRVEAGATCSVAGWGGTCTDCTSTPARLQEVDVLVMQDAACPTNTYGPYRYYNASTMMCVGDPKTGKDSWKGDSGGPLVCRNTAQGIVSWGPPTPPGVYTKVSTFIPWIRATMKRLQPRAKPGIAAGAGAASLLSSGDAQM from the exons ATGGTGACGATGCTGATCCTGATCCTGCTGCCGGCGGCTTTTCTCCTgccccccggggctggggctg GTGAGATCATCGGGGGCTGGGAAgccaagccccactccagacccTACATGGCCTATCTGTCAATACGACGCGGAGACAAGAATCTTTTCTGTGGAGGGTTCCTGGTGTCAAAGAACTTCGTGCTGACGGCCGCTCACTGCAAGGGAGA CAAGATCACTGTCATCCTGGGAGCCCATGACATTACCAAATGGGAAGGGAGCCGACAAGTGATCCCTGTGAGACGCCAGTACCCCCACAAGGATTATAACAAGAAGTCCTTTAACAATAACATCatgctgctgcag CTGGCAAAGAGAGCGAAGCTGAACAGATCGGTGCGTACCATCTCCCTGCCCCGCGCCAGCCAGAGAGTTGAGGCCGGGGCCACCTGCAGCGTCGCCGGCTGGGGCGGCACTTGCACAGATTGTACATCGACCCCGGCCAGGCTCCAGGAGGTGGACGTGTTGGTGATGCAGGATGCTGCATGTCCTACGAATACTTACGGGCCATACCGCTACTATAATGCTTCCACCATGATGTGTGTGGGGGATCCAAAGACGGGCAAAGACTCTTGGAAG GGCGATTCTGGAGGCCCCCTGGTGTGCAGGAATACAGCCCAGGGCATCGTCTCTTGGGGgcctcccacccctccaggggTGTACACGAAAGTCTCCACCTTCATTCCCTGGATACGGGCAACGATGAaaaggctgcagcccagagccaaGCCGGGAATAGCagcgggggctggagctgcatCGCTTCTGTCCTCTGGTGATGCCCAGATGTAG